In one Brassica oleracea var. oleracea cultivar TO1000 chromosome C9, BOL, whole genome shotgun sequence genomic region, the following are encoded:
- the LOC106319085 gene encoding sugar phosphatase YfbT produces MADAVSLVGHRPSIARISVKNEARTQRSQNTVRFRVKGVVFDKVQSVIKKPIRALAMELTKEMPAYKNKDERKLPRTWNYLDSGSVDKPGLWPPENKADKPSLHNPLLRQERMGCGWLGAIFEWEGVLIEDSPDLESQSWLTLAQEEGKSPPPAFILRRIEGMKNEQAISEVLCWSRDPAQVRRMASRKEEIFKALHGGVYRLRDGSHEFVNVLMNNKIPMALVSTRPRETLENAVGSIGIKKFFSVIVASEDVHRGKPDPEMFVYAAQLLDFIPERCIVFGNSNQTIEAAHDGKMKCVAVASKHPMYELGAADLVVRRLDELSVIDLKKLAAVELTEFEPELEMEKEDERELPSSNVAVDDFF; encoded by the coding sequence ATGGCGGATGCTGTGTCTTTGGTGGGTCATCGGCCTTCGATCGCGAGGATCTCTGTCAAGAACGAAGCGAGAACGCAGAGATCCCAGAACACGGTTCGATTCAGGGTGAAAGGAGTTGTCTTTGATAAGGTGCAGAGCGTGATAAAGAAGCCAATCAGGGCTCTCGCTATGGAATTGACGAAGGAGATGCCTGCCTATAAGAATAAAGACGAGAGGAAGCTACCGAGGACTTGGAACTATCTTGACTCCGGTTCGGTTGATAAACCCGGTTTGTGGCCTCCTGAGAACAAAGCCGACAAGCCTTCCTTGCATAACCCTCTGCTAAGGCAGGAGCGTATGGGTTGCGGTTGGTTAGGTGCCATCTTTGAGTGGGAAGGGGTTTTGATTGAAGACAGTCCTGACCTTGAGAGCCAGTCTTGGCTTACGTTAGCTCAGGAGGAAGGTAAGTCTCCTCCTCCGGCTTTTATCCTCAGACGCATTGAAGGGATGAAGAACGAGCAAGCTATCTCTGAGGTTCTGTGTTGGTCGAGAGACCCTGCGCAAGTTAGGAGGATGGCTTCGCGGAAAGAAGAGATCTTCAAGGCTTTGCATGGAGGAGTGTATAGACTCAGAGACGGGTCACACGAGTTTGTGAATGTCTTGATGAATAACAAGATCCCCATGGCTTTGGTTTCGACCCGTCCCCGCGAGACGCTGGAGAATGCCGTTGGTTCCATAGGGATAAAGAAGTTCTTCAGTGTGATAGTTGCGTCTGAAGATGTTCACAGAGGTAAACCGGATCCTGAGATGTTTGTCTACGCAGCGCAGCTTCTTGATTTCATACCGGAACGGTGCATCGTGTTTGGAAACTCGAACCAGACGATAGAGGCGGCTCATGACGGGAAGATGAAGTGTGTGGCTGTGGCTAGTAAGCATCCGATGTATGAGCTTGGAGCGGCTGATCTGGTGGTGAGAAGGTTGGATGAGCTATCTGTTATTGATTTGAAGAAGCTTGCGGCTGTTGAACTGACGGAGTTCGAACCAGAGTTGGAGATGGAGAAGGAAGATGAGCGTGAGCTGCCTTCATCTAATGTAGCGGTTGATGATTTCTTCTGA